The Desulfovibrio sp. TomC genome includes a window with the following:
- the ahbB gene encoding siroheme decarboxylase subunit beta: MAEAPGLTPLTALDRDILKRVQGTLPDSATPYADIAAAVGTDEAHVISLLARMAETGEIRRFGATLKHQKAGYGANVMVAWSVDEEDVDRMGAIMAKRQEISHCYHRVTCMEWPYNLYTMIHGRSPEDCQAVVTSLAAETGLDDFAMLFSLKELKKVSMRYF, encoded by the coding sequence ATGGCAGAAGCACCGGGTCTCACCCCGCTGACCGCACTCGACCGGGACATCCTCAAACGAGTCCAGGGCACCTTGCCCGATTCCGCCACGCCCTATGCCGACATCGCCGCCGCCGTGGGCACGGACGAGGCCCACGTCATCAGTCTGCTCGCCCGCATGGCCGAAACCGGGGAAATCCGCCGGTTCGGAGCGACCCTCAAGCACCAGAAGGCCGGCTACGGGGCCAACGTCATGGTGGCTTGGTCCGTGGATGAGGAAGACGTGGACCGGATGGGCGCGATCATGGCCAAACGCCAGGAAATCAGCCACTGCTACCACCGCGTCACCTGCATGGAATGGCCGTACAACCTCTACACCATGATCCACGGCCGTTCGCCTGAGGACTGCCAGGCCGTGGTGACGTCGCTGGCCGCCGAAACCGGCCTGGATGATTTCGCCATGCTTTTCAGCCTCAAAGAACTCAAGAAAGTCAGCATGCGCTATTTTTAA
- a CDS encoding bifunctional cobalt-precorrin-7 (C(5))-methyltransferase/cobalt-precorrin-6B (C(15))-methyltransferase, producing the protein MTSHLSPPPIAVIGCGLGRPCLAPEAAAALAGASVLVGGSRLLAAFPDHPGRRIPIAGPLAAVLDAVEAATNAGQAVAVLADGDGLYFGIGTTLLTRFAPERLRFFPNVTAVAAACSRLGRPWAGLPVVSLHGRTAYTPLFAALAAHGAVAVYTDAVNSPAAIAARVLARGGDGFALTICEELHLPGERLRRLSLAEAAGVTASALTLVLVERTVPSAVPLHLGLPDEALLRHDAVFTKAPVRAVSLAALAVRPGDVVWDVGAGTGSVALEASLLNPGGPVFAVERDPKRHALLVQNIRRTGALTVAPVLAEAPDGLEALPDPDRIFVGGGLSTRPDLLPTLCRRLRPGGRLVVNAVLLGSLWQAMATLTVLAVPFSLTQLQAGQSAPLAGDLRLAADNPVFILTAAKEPAHA; encoded by the coding sequence ATGACGTCACACCTTTCGCCGCCCCCCATCGCCGTCATCGGCTGCGGCCTGGGCCGCCCCTGCCTCGCCCCGGAGGCTGCCGCCGCCCTGGCCGGAGCCAGTGTCCTGGTTGGCGGATCGCGCCTGCTGGCTGCCTTTCCCGACCATCCCGGCCGGCGTATTCCCATTGCCGGGCCGCTGGCCGCCGTGCTGGACGCCGTCGAAGCGGCCACGAACGCCGGGCAGGCCGTGGCCGTGCTGGCTGACGGCGACGGCCTGTATTTCGGCATCGGGACGACGCTTTTGACCCGCTTTGCCCCCGAACGGCTGCGTTTTTTTCCCAACGTCACCGCTGTGGCCGCCGCCTGCTCCCGCCTTGGCCGGCCCTGGGCCGGCCTGCCCGTCGTGTCGCTGCACGGCCGTACCGCGTATACGCCGCTGTTTGCCGCCCTGGCCGCCCATGGGGCCGTGGCCGTCTACACCGACGCCGTCAACAGCCCGGCCGCCATTGCCGCCCGGGTCCTTGCGCGCGGCGGCGATGGGTTTGCCCTGACCATTTGCGAGGAGTTGCACCTGCCCGGCGAGCGCCTCCGCCGGCTGTCCCTGGCCGAAGCGGCCGGTGTCACGGCCTCGGCCCTGACCCTGGTTCTGGTCGAACGCACTGTGCCGTCGGCCGTGCCGTTGCACCTGGGCTTACCCGACGAGGCGCTCCTGCGTCACGACGCGGTTTTTACCAAAGCCCCGGTACGGGCCGTGTCCCTGGCCGCCCTGGCCGTGCGGCCCGGCGACGTCGTCTGGGATGTCGGGGCCGGCACCGGGTCCGTGGCCCTGGAAGCAAGCCTGCTCAATCCCGGCGGCCCGGTTTTCGCTGTCGAGCGCGACCCGAAACGCCATGCCCTGCTGGTTCAAAATATCCGGCGCACCGGCGCGCTGACCGTCGCTCCCGTCCTGGCCGAGGCCCCGGACGGGCTTGAGGCCTTGCCCGACCCTGATCGCATCTTTGTCGGCGGTGGCCTGTCCACCCGGCCCGATCTGCTGCCGACCCTCTGCCGCCGTCTGCGTCCGGGCGGGCGGCTCGTCGTCAATGCCGTGCTGCTCGGCTCGCTGTGGCAGGCCATGGCCACACTGACCGTCCTGGCCGTCCCGTTTTCGCTGACCCAGTTGCAGGCCGGCCAGTCCGCGCCGCTGGCCGGGGATTTGCGTCTGGCTGCCGACAATCCGGTTTTTATCCTCACCGCCGCCAAGGAGCCTGCCCATGCCTGA
- a CDS encoding cobyrinate a,c-diamide synthase produces MTHTLPPALVVAGTKSGCGKTSVALGLMRALTRRGLTVAAFKAGPDFIDPGHHALASNRASHNLDDWMCGEKGVRDIFARWAAGADAAVIEGVMGLFDGLSATDEAGSTARLAKLLGLPVLLVVDAASMARSAAALTLGYVRFDPGLTFCGVILNNAGSPSHAALLAEALAVALPDVPVWGVLPRRHDIATPSRHLGLVTAEDAPDTAPRLDALADWLEAAIDLPARLAALPRATFPSPSDGLFDTASATQGASIPPHHPRPPHPGGPGGMIPPGGVQGQRPCQESPEGAAPLLAPGGFLSPRPCILAVARDQAFCFYYGENLRRLEAAGLELVPFSPLADTALPPGSDGLYLGGGYPEVHAAALSGNAAMRRAVQDFCRTGRPVYAECGGFMYLLESLTDLDGRPWPMAGVFPAMAAMGPRFAALGYREVTTRAGTLLGPAGTVLRGHEFHYSRLTHAPTGVAAVYGVTGRKGVLDAPEGFVSGGTLGSYVHLHFGSNPDAAVHFAAACAAAR; encoded by the coding sequence ATGACGCACACCCTCCCCCCGGCCCTGGTCGTGGCCGGCACGAAAAGCGGCTGCGGCAAGACGTCGGTCGCCCTTGGCCTCATGCGGGCGCTCACCCGACGCGGCCTCACCGTTGCCGCCTTCAAGGCCGGACCGGATTTCATCGACCCCGGCCATCACGCCCTGGCCAGCAACCGGGCCAGCCACAATCTCGACGACTGGATGTGCGGGGAAAAAGGCGTGCGGGACATCTTTGCCCGCTGGGCTGCCGGGGCCGACGCGGCCGTCATCGAGGGCGTAATGGGCCTTTTTGACGGGCTTTCGGCCACGGACGAGGCCGGCAGCACGGCCCGGCTGGCCAAGCTCCTCGGACTGCCGGTGCTGCTGGTGGTGGACGCAGCCTCCATGGCCCGGTCGGCAGCGGCCCTGACGCTTGGCTATGTGCGCTTTGATCCCGGCCTCACCTTTTGCGGCGTTATCCTTAATAACGCCGGCAGCCCGTCCCATGCGGCGCTGTTGGCCGAAGCCTTGGCTGTCGCCCTGCCGGATGTGCCGGTCTGGGGCGTGTTGCCGCGCCGACACGACATCGCCACCCCCTCGCGCCATCTGGGGCTGGTCACGGCCGAAGATGCCCCGGATACGGCCCCGCGCCTGGACGCCCTGGCCGACTGGCTCGAAGCGGCCATCGACCTCCCGGCCCGTCTGGCCGCCCTCCCCCGGGCCACGTTCCCGTCTCCATCAGATGGCCTTTTCGACACAGCCTCCGCGACTCAAGGCGCTTCCATCCCGCCCCATCATCCCCGCCCCCCCCATCCAGGGGGTCCGGGGGGGATGATCCCCCCCGGCGGGGTGCAGGGGCAGCGCCCCTGCCAGGAAAGTCCAGAAGGGGCAGCGCCCCTTTTGGCCCCCGGAGGGTTCCTGTCGCCGCGCCCCTGCATATTAGCCGTCGCCCGCGATCAGGCGTTTTGCTTCTATTACGGCGAAAATCTACGTCGACTCGAGGCGGCCGGGTTGGAGCTGGTCCCGTTTTCACCGCTGGCCGATACGGCGCTGCCGCCGGGCAGTGACGGCCTGTATCTGGGCGGCGGCTACCCGGAGGTCCATGCGGCGGCCTTGTCCGGCAATGCGGCCATGCGCCGGGCGGTGCAGGACTTTTGCAGGACCGGCCGGCCGGTCTATGCCGAGTGCGGCGGGTTTATGTATCTATTGGAGTCACTGACCGACCTGGACGGACGGCCCTGGCCCATGGCCGGGGTGTTCCCGGCCATGGCCGCCATGGGACCGCGCTTTGCGGCCCTGGGCTACCGGGAAGTGACCACCCGGGCGGGGACGCTCCTTGGCCCGGCCGGCACGGTGCTTCGCGGCCATGAGTTCCACTATTCGCGCCTGACGCACGCGCCGACCGGCGTTGCGGCCGTGTACGGGGTCACCGGACGCAAGGGCGTTCTCGACGCGCCCGAAGGCTTTGTGTCCGGCGGAACGCTTGGCAGCTACGTGCATCTCCATTTTGGCAGCAACCCTGACGCGGCGGTCCATTTCGCCGCCGCCTGCGCAGCGGCACGATGA
- a CDS encoding cobalt-precorrin-5B (C(1))-methyltransferase, which translates to MKRDQPLREGFTTGTAASGAAKAATLLLLTGSAPPTVDVPLPGGGRMALPVAEAHLAGDTAVAAIIKDAGDDPDVTHGAAIGCRVSRLIGAADGSVVVDGGEGVGRVTLPGLPVAVGLAAINPAPRAQIAAAVAEAMRLAGYDGGISAVVTVADGEGLARKTLNPRLGIVGGISILGVSGIVRPFSHDAWQTSISESLDVARALGHDTVGFSTGRRSEALLRAAEPELPETALMQAADFFAFALAEAARRDFGRIVWAAFGGKLVKMAQGLQNTHAHRGDTDFSALAGWCAAAGWPAGLAQQAAAANTARHALEMAPSPAAKTALVAVLAGEALGHMRRFAGPGPSLTLLVFDFDGGLLGRFGEKPYSSLSDRVISS; encoded by the coding sequence ATGAAACGCGACCAGCCGCTTCGCGAAGGCTTCACCACCGGCACAGCCGCTTCCGGCGCGGCCAAGGCGGCCACGCTCCTGCTGCTGACCGGCAGCGCGCCGCCGACCGTGGACGTGCCCCTCCCCGGCGGCGGACGCATGGCGCTGCCCGTGGCCGAGGCCCATCTTGCCGGCGATACGGCTGTTGCCGCCATCATCAAGGACGCCGGCGACGACCCGGACGTGACCCACGGCGCGGCCATCGGCTGCCGGGTGTCACGGCTGATCGGGGCAGCGGACGGGAGCGTGGTGGTGGACGGCGGCGAAGGGGTCGGGCGCGTCACCTTGCCGGGACTGCCGGTGGCGGTGGGGCTGGCGGCGATCAATCCCGCCCCGAGAGCGCAAATTGCCGCGGCCGTGGCCGAGGCCATGCGGCTGGCCGGCTACGACGGGGGCATTTCGGCGGTGGTGACGGTGGCGGACGGCGAGGGGCTGGCCCGAAAGACGCTCAACCCCCGCCTGGGCATCGTGGGGGGCATTTCGATCCTCGGCGTGTCGGGCATCGTGCGGCCGTTTAGCCACGACGCCTGGCAGACCTCCATCAGCGAGTCCCTGGACGTGGCCCGGGCGCTTGGCCACGACACGGTCGGCTTTTCCACGGGACGACGCAGCGAGGCGCTCTTGCGGGCGGCCGAACCGGAGCTGCCGGAAACGGCGCTCATGCAGGCGGCGGATTTTTTTGCTTTTGCCCTGGCCGAGGCGGCCAGACGGGATTTCGGCCGCATCGTCTGGGCGGCCTTTGGCGGCAAGCTGGTCAAGATGGCCCAGGGGCTGCAAAACACCCACGCCCACCGCGGGGACACGGATTTTTCCGCCCTGGCCGGCTGGTGCGCGGCCGCCGGCTGGCCGGCCGGGCTGGCCCAACAGGCCGCAGCGGCCAATACCGCCCGCCACGCCCTGGAGATGGCCCCGTCGCCTGCGGCCAAGACGGCCCTGGTCGCAGTCCTGGCCGGTGAGGCTCTGGGCCACATGCGCCGGTTTGCCGGTCCCGGCCCAAGCCTCACCCTGCTCGTCTTCGACTTCGACGGCGGCCTGCTTGGCCGGTTTGGAGAAAAGCCCTATTCGTCCTTAAGCGACCGGGTCATAAGCTCGTAG
- a CDS encoding secondary thiamine-phosphate synthase enzyme YjbQ yields the protein METLELRTPCREALVRITPALRELVAAKNWRDGAIVVFCPHTTAGLTVNEDADPDVAADMVTTMARLVPRDPRYRHAEGNSDAHVKTTLVGPSLTLLVADGQLRLGTWQGVYLCEWDGPRTRNVWVQWLGQTPQQGAP from the coding sequence ATGGAAACCCTGGAACTGCGCACCCCCTGCCGCGAAGCCCTGGTCCGCATCACCCCGGCCCTCCGGGAACTGGTTGCGGCCAAGAACTGGCGCGACGGAGCCATTGTCGTCTTTTGCCCCCACACCACCGCCGGCCTGACCGTCAACGAGGACGCCGACCCCGACGTGGCCGCGGATATGGTCACGACCATGGCCCGGCTGGTCCCCCGTGATCCCCGCTATCGCCACGCCGAAGGCAACAGCGACGCTCACGTCAAGACCACCCTGGTCGGTCCCTCGCTGACGCTGCTCGTGGCCGACGGCCAGCTCCGACTCGGGACCTGGCAAGGCGTCTATCTCTGTGAATGGGATGGACCCAGGACGCGAAACGTCTGGGTGCAGTGGCTGGGGCAGACGCCGCAACAGGGCGCGCCGTAA
- a CDS encoding 7TM diverse intracellular signaling domain-containing protein yields MPARRRLTVFPQPFLAGRVLWPAVILCLLLFPQAGAGAAQAAAPPPVPTITSLAVLAAPPDAPSVAWAIDQYQAGRFLSLPDKVFTASGEQTYWLRVGLAVPPGLADQTYALDLNWPFLRLLQAYLPGQPLAMPAARSEWNFYQPAPVPLPPHLSGEIAVYIRLAGYGSINLNPVIVNGRDAARQARLRPWVLGLFFGLLGSMLAYNLFLFVSLRDASYGYYVANAALLILYYFFSTGMPGDILPLDSRTSLDRLLRGFHLVAALLFANMGLFTRSFLLTRRASPSLDRILIGQILLALLLVPLDLLFPIEASFTIAPSIGMLTAVVILLAAVVRLVQGFRPAVIFVVGWGFYVLCGAVHSMTWAGILAATPATIHAPMVGTAAEVFIMSLALAYRIKLLRDHARLADQERQRLAVEKARSDEACDTLARENTLLALVLDDHRFGIGVVQDGRFQFANRQLARHLGRDDVAGQLLTDVPQAARFLGVALDMSAERDSEREVVLGENGSGRTLRAAGRLLDPARPELGTVYLVEDVSDARRLEQLKNDIDQVMRHDLKSPLATIAGIREALELAGPLTERQQRLTAMLERTVAEMTSRINLSLALYKIEAGSLRLTPGPAPLARLLEDARLELAPFLSAGGRLDIAYDAPPGAFVVLGEPTLLLSLWVNLFKNALEAAAGAGAVTVAVSDPGAPRVAITNPGEVPPDVRDRFFEKYATSGKPGGAGLGAYSARRIARAFGGDVTLDASRPGLTTVTVIGLPPA; encoded by the coding sequence ATGCCGGCCCGTCGCCGCCTGACCGTTTTCCCCCAGCCTTTCCTGGCAGGCCGCGTACTATGGCCCGCCGTCATTCTCTGCCTGCTGCTTTTTCCCCAGGCTGGGGCCGGGGCAGCCCAGGCGGCCGCACCACCCCCGGTCCCGACCATCACCAGCCTGGCCGTCCTGGCCGCCCCGCCGGACGCTCCCTCCGTGGCCTGGGCCATCGACCAATACCAGGCCGGCCGCTTCCTAAGCCTCCCGGACAAGGTCTTCACCGCTTCGGGGGAGCAGACCTATTGGTTGCGCGTCGGGCTTGCCGTCCCGCCCGGCCTTGCCGACCAAACCTACGCCCTGGACCTCAACTGGCCATTTTTGCGCCTGCTCCAGGCCTACCTCCCCGGGCAACCCCTGGCCATGCCGGCAGCCCGCAGCGAATGGAACTTCTATCAGCCCGCCCCGGTGCCCCTGCCGCCGCACCTGTCGGGGGAGATTGCCGTCTACATCCGGCTGGCCGGCTATGGCAGCATCAACCTCAATCCGGTCATCGTGAACGGCCGGGACGCCGCCCGCCAGGCAAGGCTGCGCCCCTGGGTTCTCGGCCTGTTCTTTGGACTCCTGGGGTCGATGCTGGCCTACAACCTCTTTCTTTTTGTGTCGCTGCGCGACGCCAGCTATGGCTATTACGTGGCCAACGCCGCCCTGCTCATCCTCTATTATTTTTTCTCCACCGGAATGCCCGGCGATATCCTCCCCCTGGATTCCCGGACCTCCCTTGACCGGCTGCTTCGGGGCTTTCATCTTGTAGCGGCCCTGCTCTTTGCCAATATGGGCCTTTTCACCCGGTCTTTTCTGCTCACGCGCCGGGCCAGCCCCAGCCTCGATCGCATCCTGATCGGACAAATCCTGCTGGCCTTGCTGCTCGTGCCGCTGGACCTCCTGTTCCCGATCGAAGCCAGTTTTACCATAGCCCCATCCATCGGCATGCTGACGGCCGTGGTCATTTTGCTGGCCGCCGTGGTCCGGCTCGTTCAGGGCTTTCGCCCAGCCGTGATTTTCGTGGTCGGCTGGGGATTTTACGTCCTGTGCGGGGCCGTCCACTCCATGACCTGGGCCGGCATCCTGGCGGCCACGCCGGCCACCATCCACGCCCCCATGGTCGGTACGGCAGCGGAAGTCTTCATCATGTCCCTGGCCCTGGCCTACCGGATCAAATTACTGCGCGATCACGCCCGGCTGGCCGACCAGGAACGCCAGCGTCTGGCCGTGGAAAAGGCCCGGTCCGACGAGGCCTGCGATACGCTGGCCCGGGAAAACACCCTGCTCGCCCTGGTCCTCGACGACCACCGGTTCGGCATCGGCGTGGTGCAGGACGGCCGGTTCCAGTTTGCCAACCGCCAGTTGGCCCGGCATCTGGGCCGCGACGACGTGGCTGGCCAGCTCCTGACCGACGTGCCCCAGGCCGCCCGGTTTCTGGGCGTCGCCCTGGACATGAGCGCCGAGCGGGACAGCGAACGCGAGGTGGTGCTTGGGGAAAACGGGTCCGGCCGAACGCTGCGGGCCGCCGGCCGGCTGCTCGACCCGGCCCGGCCGGAGCTTGGCACGGTCTACCTTGTGGAAGACGTCAGCGACGCCAGACGCCTGGAACAGCTCAAGAACGACATCGACCAAGTCATGCGCCACGATCTCAAAAGCCCGCTGGCCACCATCGCCGGCATCCGGGAAGCCCTGGAACTGGCCGGTCCGCTGACCGAACGCCAACAGCGGCTGACCGCCATGCTGGAACGGACGGTGGCGGAGATGACCTCGCGCATCAACCTGTCGCTGGCTTTGTATAAAATCGAGGCCGGCAGCCTGCGCCTGACCCCTGGCCCGGCGCCCCTGGCCCGGCTGCTGGAGGATGCCCGGCTGGAGCTGGCCCCGTTTCTGTCTGCCGGCGGTCGCCTGGACATTGCCTATGATGCGCCGCCCGGGGCCTTTGTCGTCCTGGGTGAGCCCACGCTGCTGCTGTCGCTGTGGGTCAATCTGTTCAAAAACGCCCTGGAGGCGGCGGCAGGGGCAGGAGCAGTCACCGTGGCCGTGTCCGATCCCGGCGCACCCCGCGTGGCCATCACCAACCCAGGCGAGGTGCCGCCCGACGTGCGCGACCGGTTTTTCGAAAAATACGCCACGTCCGGCAAGCCGGGCGGCGCCGGGCTTGGGGCCTACAGCGCCCGGCGCATTGCCCGGGCCTTTGGCGGCGACGTCACCCTCGACGCCTCGCGCCCGGGCCTGACCACCGTCACGGTGATCGGCCTGCCCCCGGCCTGA
- a CDS encoding enoyl-CoA hydratase/isomerase family protein — translation MEVTTSLVTDNEFFSAERRDAMLLVRGKPHFARHAGDLKKIDTFFDHLEIISRTEEVNVVTFIGASEKSGGDETLEFFESLLASRREDYLLQRLLNLVNNYTVTMAGLNKVTINADCGRISLFHLNMALACDYRIVSEHTVFENVFAELGTVPKGGGGYFLSRMLGAGKAAEVLQWPRFTAEEALKLGIVDKIVPEAKVEEAALTIADYYQERQVATMLAIRKLLKSDLNELRRSLETEDMLLLNRVNSPAFRTALEECRAVRNARS, via the coding sequence ATGGAAGTCACGACCAGCCTTGTCACGGATAATGAATTTTTCTCAGCCGAGCGCCGCGACGCCATGCTCTTGGTGCGCGGCAAGCCGCATTTTGCCCGCCACGCCGGGGATCTCAAAAAGATAGACACCTTTTTCGACCACTTGGAGATCATCTCCCGCACTGAAGAAGTGAATGTGGTGACGTTTATCGGGGCGTCGGAAAAATCCGGCGGCGACGAAACGCTGGAGTTCTTCGAATCCCTGCTCGCCTCGCGCCGTGAGGATTACCTGCTCCAAAGACTGCTCAATCTCGTCAACAATTACACCGTCACCATGGCCGGTTTAAACAAGGTGACGATTAACGCCGACTGCGGGCGCATCTCCCTGTTTCATCTCAACATGGCCCTGGCCTGCGACTACCGCATCGTTTCCGAGCACACCGTGTTTGAAAACGTCTTTGCCGAGCTCGGCACCGTGCCCAAGGGCGGCGGCGGCTATTTTCTGTCGCGGATGCTTGGGGCCGGCAAGGCGGCCGAGGTGCTCCAGTGGCCGCGCTTCACGGCTGAAGAGGCGCTTAAGCTCGGCATTGTGGACAAGATTGTGCCCGAGGCCAAGGTTGAGGAAGCGGCCCTGACCATCGCCGACTACTACCAGGAGCGGCAGGTGGCGACCATGCTGGCCATCCGCAAATTGCTCAAAAGCGACCTCAACGAGCTGCGCCGGTCCCTTGAGACCGAGGATATGCTGCTGCTCAACCGGGTCAATTCCCCGGCGTTTCGCACCGCTCTGGAAGAGTGCCGGGCCGTCCGGAACGCCAGGTCGTAG
- the cobM gene encoding precorrin-4 C(11)-methyltransferase: MPDAAAPDVSPRVYFIGAGPGDPDLLTVKASRLIATADLVLYAGSLVSPGIVALAKPAARVVDSAPLALDETHALMAAAARAGKLVARVHTGDPALYGAIAEQAALLAAEHIPYAVIPGVTSASAAAAAFAVSFTVPEITQTLILTRLAGRTPMPPGETLADLARHRSAMAVYLSAGDPEGVAQALLDGGYPPETPVALAHRLGWPGEKRLWATIATLAETVRREGIDRQTVFLILPGLGQATTSKLYDATFGHACRPARS, translated from the coding sequence ATGCCTGATGCCGCAGCACCAGACGTTTCCCCTCGGGTCTATTTTATCGGCGCCGGCCCCGGCGACCCCGATTTGCTGACCGTCAAGGCCAGCCGCCTCATCGCCACCGCCGACCTCGTGCTCTACGCCGGGTCGCTGGTCTCGCCCGGCATCGTGGCCCTGGCCAAACCCGCGGCCCGGGTGGTTGATTCCGCGCCGCTGGCTCTGGATGAGACCCACGCCCTCATGGCCGCCGCCGCCCGGGCCGGCAAACTCGTGGCCCGGGTCCACACCGGCGATCCCGCCCTGTACGGGGCCATTGCCGAACAAGCCGCGCTGCTTGCGGCCGAACATATCCCCTACGCCGTCATTCCGGGCGTCACCTCGGCCTCGGCCGCTGCGGCCGCCTTTGCCGTGTCCTTTACCGTGCCCGAGATCACCCAGACGCTGATCCTCACCCGGCTGGCCGGACGCACGCCCATGCCGCCAGGCGAAACCCTGGCCGATCTGGCCCGGCACCGCTCGGCCATGGCCGTCTATCTCTCGGCCGGGGACCCCGAGGGCGTGGCCCAGGCGCTCCTTGACGGCGGCTATCCGCCCGAAACCCCGGTCGCCCTGGCCCATCGCCTGGGATGGCCCGGGGAAAAACGCCTCTGGGCCACCATTGCCACCCTGGCCGAAACCGTGCGCCGCGAAGGCATTGACCGCCAGACCGTCTTTCTCATCCTGCCGGGCCTGGGACAGGCCACCACCTCCAAACTCTACGACGCGACCTTCGGCCACGCCTGCCGCCCGGCCCGCAGCTGA
- a CDS encoding NAD(P)H-dependent glycerol-3-phosphate dehydrogenase, with translation MKIAVIGGGSWGTTLADMLAKNGHEARLWVREQTVMNEIRTTRENSWYLPGRKLSDALEVSTDAATVADEARHFIFTVPCQFIRNAYQRFIKYLPKRPVIICASKGIELDSLMTMSQVCDDALAAVKPHFAMLSGPSFAYEVIREMPTAVTLACKDKKSGKDVQEALSTPYFRVYTASDVRGVELGGAIKNIIAIAAGVADGLGFGGNARAALITRGLHEMSRLGKAMGADRQTFMGLSGMGDLVLTCTGDLSRNRQVGLRLAKGQKLLDILAEMKMVAEGVKTTEAVEALRLKIGVDMPITEQVYAILYKDKDPGQAVYELMTRSLKDE, from the coding sequence ATGAAAATCGCGGTGATAGGCGGCGGCAGCTGGGGCACCACCCTGGCCGACATGCTGGCCAAAAACGGCCACGAGGCCCGACTTTGGGTGCGCGAACAGACCGTTATGAACGAGATTCGCACCACCCGGGAAAATTCCTGGTATCTGCCCGGCCGCAAACTTTCCGATGCCCTCGAAGTCAGCACCGATGCGGCGACAGTGGCTGACGAAGCCCGGCATTTTATCTTCACCGTGCCGTGCCAGTTCATCCGAAACGCCTACCAGCGTTTCATCAAATATCTGCCCAAACGTCCGGTCATCATCTGTGCCAGCAAGGGAATCGAACTCGACAGCCTCATGACCATGTCCCAGGTCTGCGACGACGCCCTGGCCGCGGTCAAACCGCACTTTGCCATGTTGTCCGGGCCGTCGTTTGCCTACGAGGTCATCCGCGAGATGCCAACGGCCGTGACCCTGGCCTGCAAGGACAAAAAGAGCGGCAAGGACGTGCAGGAAGCCCTGTCCACGCCGTATTTCCGGGTCTATACGGCCAGTGACGTGCGCGGGGTGGAGCTTGGCGGGGCAATTAAAAACATCATTGCCATTGCTGCCGGCGTGGCCGACGGACTGGGCTTTGGCGGCAATGCCCGGGCGGCGCTGATCACCCGGGGGCTTCACGAGATGAGTCGGCTTGGCAAGGCCATGGGTGCGGATCGACAGACCTTTATGGGCCTGTCCGGCATGGGCGATCTGGTGCTCACCTGCACCGGCGACCTGTCCCGCAACCGGCAGGTCGGCCTGCGGCTGGCCAAGGGGCAAAAGCTCCTCGACATCCTGGCCGAGATGAAGATGGTGGCCGAAGGGGTCAAAACCACCGAGGCCGTCGAGGCCCTGCGACTCAAGATCGGCGTCGATATGCCCATTACCGAGCAGGTCTACGCCATTCTCTACAAGGACAAGGACCCGGGGCAGGCTGTCTACGAGCTTATGACCCGGTCGCTTAAGGACGAATAG